Genomic DNA from Thermoanaerobaculia bacterium:
GTAGAGCTGGCGCGAGAGGCCGACGCAGAAGTCGGCCATGTCGATCATTTCCTGCACCTCGCCCAGACCCTCGGTGCGGACCTTGCCGACTTCCAGCGTGACCAGCTGGCCGAGGTCGTCCTTGTGGCGGCGAAGTGCCTCGCCCAACTGCCGCACGACCTCCCCGCGGCGCGGTGCGGGCCAGCGCTTCCACTCGTGGAACGCCTGCGCGGTGCTCGCGGCGACCTTCTCGTAGTCGGCGGAGGTGGCGTCGCGGACGGCGGCAATCGCTTTTCCGGTGGCCGGGTTGATCGACTCGACCCGCGGTCCGGCGGTCTCGAGCCATTCGCCGGCGAAGGCGCCGGAGTTCTCCTCGGCGAGGCCGAGGCGGGAGAGGAGGGAGGAAACTTCGGACGGACTGGCGACGGTCATGAGGATCTCCGCTTCGGGTTCGGTGGGGATTCGCTTCGACGTGGCTCGAACGGGTTCGGACGGGCGCCGGAGGCGTCGTGCGCAGACGAGCAATTCTATCGCAGCCGGCCAGCGGAGGTGCTTCCGGGCGGGCGGAGCCGGACGGGAGCGGCATCGCCTCTCGACTCCCGCCGACTCCTGCCGACGCCGGCCGACGCCTGCCGATACAATGCGGAGCTTCGATGCCCCTGCTTCCTGCGCTTCTCCTCGCCAGCTTCGCCTTCTGGAGCGGCACCTTCCCTGGCGCCGCCGCCTTCCCGGCCGGAGCCGTCGGACAGGGACTGGTGCTCGCTGCCGCGATCGTCGGCGCCGCTTCCTGGCGCGATCCGCTACGCCTCGGCCCGGCCGGACGCTGGCTCGCCGCTGCTCTCGTCGCGGCGGTCGCTCTCAGCCTCGTGGTCTCGCCCGTGGCGCGCGCGGGGCGCGTCGGGGCCCTGCTCCTTCCGGCCTATCTCCTGCTGCCGTCCTTCGTCGCCCGCTGCTGGTCGACCGACCGCCGGCGCGAGGTCGGCCTCGCGGCCTGGAGCGCCGTAGTCGGCGCGACCGCGATCTGGGCGGTCGCCCAGGAGGTGCAGCACAGCAGCTCGCGCACCGCGATGCCGCTCGGCCACCACAACCTCCTCGCAGCCTTCCTGGTAATCGCCCTGCCGCTCACCATGCCGGCGCTGCGCCGTCGCGGGGCAGGGCGCTGGCTGGCGCTCGTCGCCGTCGTGGCGTCGGTCGTCGCCCTCGTCGAAACGCGCTCTTTCGTCGGCGGTGCGGCGCTCGCGCTGCTGGCGCTCGCGGGCGCGGCGCGCTTCGAGCGCGCCCGGCATCTGGTCTGCGGCCTGGCCCTCCTCGGACTGGCGCTGCTGGTGCCGCGTGCCGTGGCGATCGCGCGCGGCGACGACTCCTCGGCCTCGGCGCGCGAGGTCTATTTGCGCGCCGGATGGCATGGCGTGATCGAGAGGCCTGTGGCCGGATGGGGACCCGGATCAACCCCCTGGACGCTCGCCGAACAGCTGCAGCCGCTGCCGGGAGTGAACCCCCCGGGCGAGGTCGTCGGTGAGATGCACTCGCTGCCGCTGGCACTGGCCTACGAGCTCGGATTCGTCGGGCTGGCGCTCGCCGGCGCCGTCGTCGGACTGTTCTGCCTCCGGCGCTGGCGTGGCCTTGCGTCGGCCGCCGACCGGGCGCTCGTGGAGGCCGGCCTCGCCGGTGTCGCCGGTTTCCTGCTCACCGCTCTGGGCGGAGCCCAACTCTCGGTCACCGCCCTGCCGCTGGCGGCGGCGCTGGCGGCGGGGGCGGCCCTGGCCGGCGAAGGCGCGGCGGGCAAGATCCTCGGGCAGCGCCAGGCGTCCTCCGGTAGAGGTCGGCTCCGGCGCCTCGACGCCTGGGGGGCTCCGGTCTGGCTCTATGTCGCGGCGGCGGTGACGATTCT
This window encodes:
- a CDS encoding O-antigen ligase family protein — encoded protein: MPLLPALLLASFAFWSGTFPGAAAFPAGAVGQGLVLAAAIVGAASWRDPLRLGPAGRWLAAALVAAVALSLVVSPVARAGRVGALLLPAYLLLPSFVARCWSTDRRREVGLAAWSAVVGATAIWAVAQEVQHSSSRTAMPLGHHNLLAAFLVIALPLTMPALRRRGAGRWLALVAVVASVVALVETRSFVGGAALALLALAGAARFERARHLVCGLALLGLALLVPRAVAIARGDDSSASAREVYLRAGWHGVIERPVAGWGPGSTPWTLAEQLQPLPGVNPPGEVVGEMHSLPLALAYELGFVGLALAGAVVGLFCLRRWRGLASAADRALVEAGLAGVAGFLLTALGGAQLSVTALPLAAALAAGAALAGEGAAGKILGQRQASSGRGRLRRLDAWGAPVWLYVAAAVTILLPLARAQALYDRAAGLRTRAKAAPLVAQAMALDPEFALYRARWAWSSDAPVGERAVEAIAAARSARGVAALWLRAGALALEAGRTDLAREASERALALDPLSGFAPFHLATMSRDLAAVAGDRERSSAVDCAARALLAEPRLAAASAWRGREELLQRALLRLEHWPGVDAGWRVEMLKQAADAVLAPGAPGSPGGAVDEVELAAQIDTTPALAVSLHLFRRSPWPADVARIRVERAAVRRMKLPSAAAMHESSPAAFPRDRCAPL